Part of the Halomarina litorea genome is shown below.
ACGCCGTTCCGTTCCGGGCTGTACGTCCCCCTCGGGGAACACGGCGTGCTGTTCGCCGAGTCCACCGAGATCGCCGAGTTCGACCCACAGCTGACCGAACTCGTCGACCTGCTGGCCGCGAGCGCCGAGGCCGCACTCGACCGCGTCGAGCGCGAGGACGAGATTCGCCAGCGCGACAGCGAACTGCGCGAGCAGAACGCGATGCTGACCGGCCTCAAGCGCACGAACGACATCATCCGCTCCATCGACAGCGCGCTGGTGCAAGCCGACACCCGCGAGGAGATCGAGCGGGCGGTCTGCGAGAAACTCGTCACGGCCGACGAGTTCGCCTTCGCGTGGACCGGCGTGCTGGAGGACGGCGGCGAGCGCCTCGCCCCCCGGTCGTGGGCCGGCGACGAACGGGGCTACCTCGACACCGTCGACCTGTCGCCGGGCGAGGAACACGCCGAGCCCGCCGCGCGGGCGGCCGCCGTCCGCGAACAGGTCGTCGTCAGCGAGGTCGCGAGCGGCTTCCAGGCCGAACCCTGGCGGCGCACCGCGCTCTCGAACGACTACCTCTCGGTGCTCGCGGTGCCGCTCCTGCACGGGAGCGTCCTCTACGGCGTCCTCACCGTGTACGCGACGAAGCAGGACGCCTTCGACGAGATGACGCGCGCGGTGCTCGGCGAACTGGGTCAGACCATCGCCAACGCCATCAACAACGTCGAGACGCGGCGGACGATGCTCGCCGACCGGGTCGCCGAGATCGAACTCCACATCGACGACGACGACATGTTCCTGCGGACGCTCGCCGAGACCGCCGAGTGTCGATTCGAGGTCGACGACGTCATCCAGGAGTCCGGCGGCTCGGCGCTCGTGTTCTGTAGCGGCGTCGACGCCGACCCCGAGAAACTGCAGGCGCTGGAAGAGGAGTTCGTCGGCGTCGAACACGTCGGCATCATCGCCGAGGACGACGAGGCGGTGCGCTTCGAGATGCGCCTCTCGGGCGACACCATCACCCAGACGCTCACCGACTGCGGGGCCGTCACCCGCTCCATCGCCGTCGACGACACCGGGACGCGCGTCGTCGTCGAACTCCCGCAGGACGCGGACGTCCGGGAGTTCGTCGAGGCGGTCCAGACGACCTATTCGGGGGTGGACCTCATCGCGCGGCGCAACCGCTCGTCGTCCGCCCAGACCCGCCGCGACGTGCGCTCGGGCATCTCCGAACGGCTGACCGACCGCCAGCACGAGGTGCTCAGGACGGCGTACGCCAGCGGCTTCTTCGAGTGGCCCCGCGACCGCACCGGCCAGGAGGTCGCCGACTCGCTGGACATCTCCCAGCCGACGTTCAACAAGCACCTCCGGGCCTCCGAGCGCAAACTATTCTCGATGCTGCTCGAGGGCTGACCCGACGGCTACACACCTAGCCACCCCGACCCCGAGATATTTCGGAGTATAGGACTAACTGCCTTGTCGAGTCACTGGTGAGAGGCAGGTATCAAGATGAGCACCGACGACGCGGGCACACGACGACACGACACACACCAGCGGTCGCTCACCATCGAGATCGTTCGCGCCCTCGCCGCCGAACACGGCTGCCGACCCGAGGCCCTCCGGCCACGACTGTACGAGGCGATCGACCCCGACGCACTCGAAGCGCTGTTCGCCCCCTGCGGCGACGGCACGCCGCGGGCGCCTGGCTGCGTCGTCTTCGAGATTGGGTCGTTCGAGGTCACCGTCGAGGGCGACCGGAACGTCTCCGTGGCGTCGGCCGAGTAGGGTCGGCTTTCACCCGCACGCGACGGGCTCGTTTCTCCGAAAAGGAACGCTTATCCAACGCCCCTCCAGACCGACGCACATGACTCGATTCGAGGTACCGACTGTCGACTACACCCGGTACTCCAACCGCCAACTGGTGGCCGTCCCCCTGGCCGTGCTGGCGGTCGCACTCGCGGTCATCGCCGGGTGGTACGTCCTGACCGGTGCCCCCGTGACCCCGGGCATCGCCTTCACCGGCGGCACGGAGCTCCAGATCGCGACGGACGACTCGGACGCCGAGATTCGCGAGGCGTTCACCCAGCGCGTCCCCTACGAGGTGGAGTCGGTCCAGCGGGCCGGCGACTCCTACATCGTCACTTTCCAGGCGACGCAGAACAGCGAGGTGCGGGAGATAACGAACGCCGCGGACGACGCCGGCTACGAGGTACTCGCCCAGCAGTCGCGCTCGCCGACGTTCTCCTCGGAGTCCCAGCAACAGGCACTCATCGGTATCGCCGTTGCCTTCGCCGGGATGAGCGTCCTCGTCTTCCTGCTCTTTCGGACGTTCGTGCCGAGTATCGCCGTCGTCGCCAGCGCCTTCTCGGACATCGTCATCCCCGTCGCGCTGATGAACCTCTTCGGCATCAAGCTCAGCCTCGGGACGGTGGCGGCGCTGTTGATGCTCATCGGGTACTCCGTCGACTCGGACCTCCTGTTGAACAACCACGTCCTCCGGCGGTCGGGTGACTTCTACGACTCCACCTACCGCGCCATGCGCACGGGCGTGACGATGACGCTCACCTCAATCGCCGCGATGGCCGTGATGACGTTCGTCGCCTCGCCGTTCGTCTTCGGCATTCCCCTCCTCCCGGAGGTGGGCATCATCCTCGTGTTCGGCCTCACCGCCGACCTGATGAACACCTACCTGCTGAACGTGAGCCTGCTTCGCTACTACAAGTACGAGGGGATCGCGAAATGAACGGGGTCGATTCGCTCACTGCTCACGCTCGCCATCGTCGGGCACGCCCGAGGAGAATCGCCTCGCTCCGCTCGGCTCACCACCGGGGGTGGTCCGAGTGAACCTCAGAGGGAACTGGCGGGTCGTCCTGCTCGCCGTCTTCGTCGTCCTGAGCGGCGTCGCCCTGTTCGCCCCGACGGGCGGGGGCGCTGGCGGCAACGCGACGAACGACTCGGCGGCCGTCTCCACCGGCCCGACGAACCTCCAGTACGGTCTGGAACTCTCCGGCGGGACGCGCCTGCGGGCGCCGCTCGTGGGGCTGACCGCCGAGGACGTCGCGGTCACGCCCGACAACGAGCAGACCGTCGAGGAGACCGTCGCCGATCAACTGGCCGTCTCCTCGCTCGACGTGCAGGCCCGCCCCGGCGCGACCCCGTCGGCCAGCGGCACCGTCGAGGTGTTCAACGAGAACGTCACCGAAGAGGAGTTCGTCGCCGCCCTGCAGGCCGCGAACCTCTCGGCGACGACCGAGAACGTCCGGTCGGGCGTCACCGACCAGACCATGCAGACCGCCGTGGAGGTCCTGGACCGGAAGATACGCGGCGCGGGCGGGTTCTCCGGGGGTGACGCCGCCGTCGTCACGAGCGCGACCGGCGAGTCGTTCGTCCTCGTCGAGGTGCCCGGCAAGAGCCGGTCCGAGGTGCTCGACCTCGTCGGTGACCGGGGGCAGGTCGCCGTCGTCGCCCACTTCCCGGACCAGAACGGATCGGGCTACCGCAACGTCCTGCTGTTCACCCAGGAGGGCATCGCGGACGTCCAGCCGGTCCGACAGGACTCCTCCGGTCAGCCCGTCGTCCCCATCCGCCTCACCGAGAGCGCCGCACAGGAGTTCTCGGACGCGATGCGGCAGTACGGCTTCACGGGCTCCCAGGGCGTGCTCAACTGCCAGTACGAACGCAACCCCGACGACGCGGGCTACTGTCTGTTCACCGTCGTCGGCGGGGGCGTCGTCAACAACACCGTGCAGGGCGAAATCGTCTACGAGGCGAGCGTGGCCCCGAGTCTCGCCGAGACCATCAACAACGGCGACTTCGTGAAGGACCCGCGCTTCCAGACCAGTGCGCCCAACACGAGCGCGGCCCAGAACCTCCGCCTGAACCTGCAGGCGGGGGCGCTCCCCGCAGAACTCGACGTCGACAGCGGGACGTCGTACTTCCTCCAGCCCAGTCTGGCACAGGAGTTCAAGACGTTCTCGGTGGTGACGGGGTTCTTCGCGGTGCTGGCCGTCGCGGGCGTCGTCTTCCTTCGCTACCGCGAACTCGGCGTCGCCATCCCGATGTTGCTGACCGCCGCCGCCGAGGTGTTCATCCTCCTCGGGTTCGCGGCCGCCGTCGGCCTCGCCCTCGACCTCTCGCACATCGCGGGGTTCATCGCCGTCATCGGGACGGGGGTGGACGACCTCATCATCATCGCCGACGAGATTCTGCAGGAGGGAGAGGTGCGCACCGGGAAGGTGTTCGAGTCGCGCTTCCGCAAGGCGTTCTGGGTCATCGGTGCGGCCGCCGCGACGACCATCGTCGCCATGTCCCCGCTGGCCGTCCTCTCGCTGGGCGACCTGCAGGGGTTCGCGCTGGTCACCATCGTCGGCGTCCTCATCGGCGTCCTCGTCACCCGCCCGGCCTACGGGAACATCCTGCGGAACGTCGTGCTGGACTGAGTCCGACCGTTTCTCGAAGCCAGTCGCTCACGGGGAGTGGCGTCGCGAGAACCGTCCGGGGGGTCCGACCCGGACGGGCTGTCAGAGGGAGGGGACGGCCGCTGTCAGAGGCGTGTACGCCGCCCCCTACCGATTCGGGGTGCGTGCGGTACGGGCATAGGATTTCGGGGTAGCGAATTACTCAAATTGAACTGACATGTTCGGAGAAGAACCGGTCGACGACGTCGAGGGTACCGTCGACGACCACCCGGAGCGAGTCGTCCGCGAGGTCGTACGTGACGGCGACGCGCCACGGGTCGCGGGACAGAACTTCGCACTCGGCGTCGCCGTCGAAGACACCGGGGTACGGGTCGGTGGAAACTCCGCGGCGTTCGTGGAACGTCCGCACCACCGGGTAGTGAAGCGCGAGGGACACCATCGGGGTGTGGTGGTACCAGTGGCAGTGGGTACACTCCAGGTGGGCGAAGGTGTCGTCGTTCAGCCCCTCGGTGTGACTCTCGTCGATGAAGTCGGAACGCACCGGTCCCGAGCAGTACGGGCAGATGCCACTGACGAACGTCCGGAGGGCGCACTGTGCCTGTCGCCTGCCGGCCAGCCACAGGCTCTCGGGGTCCTCGGGATCGAAGGCGTTCGGCGGGAGCGGATACCGGGTGTGCGTCCACCCGCACGCCTCGCACCCGAGGTAGTAGCGCGCGCCCTCGTAGCGGACGCACATCCGCTCGGCGCATCGGAGGCACTCCTCGTCGACGGGCGCGGGCGGGACCTGGTGGTGGTCGGGCCCGAACGACCCCGAGAGGATGGCCTGGTAGACGCGGATTCCCGGAATCGTGAGCTGGTACCCCTCGTCGACCCGTTCGACGAACCGGTCGCGCAACTGCCGGAGGTGGTAGTTCAGGTTCCCGGTGTCGCGGACCCCGAGTGCGTCGCGGAGCGTCCGGTGGGACAGCACCGCGTACTCGCCGCCGCCGCTGGCGTCGCCGATGGCCTCGATGATTCGGAGTCGCGTCTCGTTGGCGAGAAGCGAGAACGCGTCCTCCAGGTGCTCCCCGTCGGTCACAGCGTCTGTTCGTCGCGTGGCGTAATTGCCTTTCGCCGTGGAACGGCCGGTGGGTTTAGCCCGCGGGGACCGTTGGCCCGTCCATGCCGGACCTCACGCGACTCAAGGCCTCGCTCCGTTCTGCACCCGTCGTGGACCGCGACGGGTACGACTACATGGTCCACCCCGTCACCGACGGCATCCCGCGCGTCGAACCCGACTTGCTGCGGGAGGTGGCACGCGCCCTCGCGACGGTGGCTGACCTCGAGGGCGTGGACTACCTCGTCACGCCCGAGGCGATGGGCATCCACCACGCGACGGCGCTCTCGCTGGAGACGGACCTCCCGTTCGTCGTCGTCAGGAAGCGCTCGTACGGCCTCGACGGGGAGGTGGCCGTCCACCAGACGACCGGCTACGGCGAGGACGAACTCTACCTCAACGGGGTCGAGGCGGGCGACCGGGTGTGCGTCGTCGACGACATGCTCTCGACGGGCGGGACGCTCGCGGCGGTCTGTACCGCACTCGGGGAGGCCGGCGCGGAGGTGGTGGACGTGGTGACGGTCCTCAGACGCGACGACGGTATCCCCGACCTCCCGGTCGACCCCTCCTCACTCCTCCGGGTCGAGGTGGTGGACGGCGAGGTCCGAATCGAGGAGTGAGGGGAGTCGATAGACCGAACTACCGTCGCCGCGCGCCCGAGGTATGGACGACGGGAACGACCACGACACGGACCGGCGGCACGACCGGCGCGACGGAGCGCCCCGGTCACGCCACTGCCCATGCGAAGCGAGGTGCCCGCTGCATTGACGAGCGCGTCGGCGGACTGTGCGGCGATGTCGCCCTCGACGACGGTGAACTCCATGCGAGAGCGTACACTCAGCGGGTGAAAACGGTTGGCGGCCGCGTGCCACGGCCGTGCCATATCCCGTAGTGTCGAAAGAGTCGAGGCGGCGGGGCGACGCTGGATGCCTACCCCACCTGTGACGGCGAACCGTCATGAGCGACGCGTCGTCCGGGCCGCCTCGTTTCCGAGGAGCGACCCCGCACGACTCAGCCTGTGGGCTACTCGTGTAGCCCGCCCGGTCCAACACGGACTCACGTGCTAGCCACTCTCAGAAGGAGTCGAGAGCGGACTGCTCCGCGGCCGCGAGGACGTCCCGACTGGTCTTCCACGAGGTGCGCGCGCACGCGGGGAGATCGCCCGTATCGCGGACGTACTCCCGGAGGAACGACCGGGTCGCGGGGTCGCTCGGGTAGCCCGACCCGAGGTCGTACCCCTCGTAGTCGGCGGCGAGGCGGGTGAGGGCGGCGTCGCGTTCCACCTTCGCGACGACGCTCGCCGCCCCCACCAGCGCCGAGGACTCGTCGGCGCGGTGGACCGCCCGCACCGTCACCGCCCCGTCCAGCGCACCCGCGACGCGACGGGCGAACCGGGCCTCGTCGACGTCCGCCGCGTCCGCGAGGCCCTCGCACCCGTCGGGAACCGCGGCGTCGGCGATGGCGGCGGCGTGGGCCGTCACCGTCAGCGAGTTCATGTCTGTCCCGGGGTCGTCGATGCGCGCCGTCGGGACGCGGGCGACGCCCGTCGACACGTCGGGGTGGTCCCGGAGGAGGGCGGCCAGTCGCTCCCGGCGGTCGGGGGCGAGCCGTTTCGAGTCGTCCACGTCCTCAGGGAGCGCCGCCCCGGGACCGTAGACGCAGGCGGCGACCATCGGCCCGAGCACCGGTCCCTTCCCCGCCTCGTCGACGCCGAACTCCATGGAGGAGGCGGGGCGCGCACCCACCATAGGCGTTGTCGTCGGGACGACGGACCCGTCGGTACCTCTCCGCCGCGTGTCGGTCACGCCTCCCGAACGGTGGCCGGAAAGTTGACGTATCGGCATCGTCAGGACGGGACACGGAACGACCCACCCGGGTCATCGAGCGGTGAGGGGGCCGACCCCACCGCGTTCCCCATCGAATGACATCCAACACCACGAACGGCGTGGCGGTGTTGCCCGCCGTGCCCGACGACGGACAGTCGACGACGCGGGATGGTGACGGGTCCGGCGACCGGCCGGTCCCCACGCTGGCGGAACTCCGCCTCCCCGCAGACCGGGTCGCACTCGGGGCCGCGTTCCGCCGGGAACCCGCCCTGACGTGTCGCATCGAACGCGTCGCCGCCGGGCGGCCGGACCGGCCGTTCACGTTCGCGTGGCTCGGCGGGACCGACCGGCAGGGAATCGAGGAGGCGCTCGCGGCCGACCCGTCGGTCGAACTGCGCCGGATGCTCGCCGAACGCGACGGCCAGTGGCTCGCCCACCTCGCGTTCGACGAGTCGGTCGCGCTGGTGGCCGCAGTCGTCACCGGCGCGTCGGGCGTCGTGTGCGCGGCTCTCGCCCGCGAGGGCGCGTGGCGACTCCACCTCCGGTTTCCCTCCCGCGACGACGTAGGCGCGACCGTCTCCCACCTCGACCGCTTCGGCTTCGAGGCGGACCTGACGCACATCCGCGAGGCCGGCGAGACGGACGACCTCCGCCTGACGGAGAAACAGCGCGAGACCATCGAGGCGGCCTACCGGCAGGGGTACTTCGAGGTGCCCCGCCGGGTGTCGCTCGGCGAACTCGCCGAGGACCTCGACGTCTCCCATCAGGCGCTCTCCGAGCGACTCCGTCGGGCCCAGCAGGCGCTCATGCGCTTCGAACTGGCCGACACCCCGGCGCCCGTCGAGACGGAGCGGGCGTGAGGCGACCGGTCAGCGCTCGTGCAGGCGAACCCCGACGGGGCCGTCCGGGACGGCGTTGGCCGTCGCCACGAGGTCGAGTGGCGCGTCGGTGAGCGACTCGACCCGGAACCGCCGGGCGAGGGTCGCCACGAGGAGGCGTAGCTCCGTCCGGGCGAAGCGCATCCCGATGCAGTGGCGCGGGCCGCCCGAGAACGGGAAGTAGGCGTACTCCGGGCCGTCCCACGTCGCCCAGCGCTCGGGCCGGAACTCCAGGGGCGCGTCGAACCAGCGTTCGTCGTGGTGGACGACCCACTGCGGCAGGGAGACGACGCTCCAGCGAGAGGGCGCTTCCGAGGAGGGGGAGTCCCGCGGGGCCGCTGGGGACCCGCAGGTCGGCGCCGTTCGTGACTGCCATACCCGAGGCTCGTCCGCCCCCGCGCTTGCCGGTTCTGTCGGACGCACTAGTGTCTTTAAGCCGGTGGCGGCGTGGCACGCGGGCATGCAGTATCTCGACCTGACGGTACGCTACCCGCCCTCGTGGCGCCACCCGATGCACCGGTATCTGGACGACGCGCCCGACGCCGAGCGGTCGCGGATGCTCGCGTGGAACCTCTCGGCGGGCGACCTGACCCACGCCCTGTTCCACGTCGTGGCCGACCGGGAGCCCTACGTCGCCGCCCTCGACGGGGTGGACTCCGTCGAGCGCTACGACGTGACGGCGCTCGACGACGGGTCGTTCTACGTCTTCGTCCGCGAACGGACCGGCGAGCGCCTGGCGCGGTTCGCGGCGGCGTTCGCGGGCCTCGACCTCGTCATCGTCCCGCCGCTGACCTACCTGCCGGGCGGTCGCCTGCGCTTCGAGGTGGTCGGCGAGGCGGGGGCGCTCCGGTCGGTGGTCGAGGGGGTCCCCGACCCCCTCCGGGCGGACGTGGAACGCGTCGGCGAGTACGACCACGCAGACGCGGGGGCGGCGAGCCTCACCGGGCGCCAGCGGGCGGCGCTCGACGCGGGCCTCGAAGTGGGGTACTACGACGTGCCGCGGACGGGCGGCGTCGACGACGTGGCCGCGGCACTCGGCTGTGCGCCCTCGACGGCCTCGGACCACTTGCGGAAGGCGGAGGCGGCGCTGGTCAGGCGAGCACGCGCCGAAGAATGAGCCTCAGTCGTCCGCCGGGCGGACGAGTCGGTCCTCCCCGTCGTCGTGCTCCTCGCGTCGCTCCCTCCCCTCGGGCGCCGGATCCTCGTGTTCCGCCGCGGGCGCGTAGTGGAAGACGTACTCCTCGGTGGTGTTGCGGTGGCACATGGTTTGTCACACCTTGTCGTGACAAATAGTGACATACACAAAAACCTGTCGGCCGTCTGCGACAGCCCGTTAAGTATCAGGCCGACGCATCGTCGCGGAAGAACTCCGGGCGCTCGAACGGTTCGTCCTCGCCCTCGACGCGCAGGACGTCGAGCGCGGTCACCTCGGCGTCGACGCCGAGCAGTCCCGCCAGCGAGGGGTCGGTGCGCCCGTCGTCGCTGCTGATGAGTTCCTTCACGTAGAGGCCGCCCTCGCCGCGCAGTTCGACGACGGCGTGATAGTCGTCCTCCAGTTCCCCCTCGATGTCGTAGACGGTCCGGGTGCGCACGATGTCCGCCCGCCGGTGGTCGACGCGGTGGGGCGTGCGCTGTTCGAGCGTCGCCCCCCGCAGGTCGTCGAGGGCGGTCTGGAACGCCTCGTCGTCGACCGGGTCCGAGAACTCGACGGTGGCGCGGTAGGTCTTCTCGGCGTCGAGTTCCTTCACCCGCTCGACCATGTCGTGGGTCGCGAGCCGCAGGCCCTCCACCTCGGCGCGCCCCTCGGCGAACTCGTTGATGGACGCCTCCAGCGACGCGGCATCGACGAGACGGCGCCGCGGGTTCTTGACCTCGATGACGAACGGACGCCCCTGGTCGAGCATCAGGGCGTCGACGTCCTCGCGGCCCGCGCCGTGGAAGACGGCCTCCTCGCCGTTCATCGCCTCGAGGACGACGGGGGCCGTGAGTTGTTCGACGCTCGTCCCGTAGCGGTAGCCGGTCCCCTCGCAGGCCTCGCAGGGCTGGCCGCGCTTCATCCCCGACACCCCGCACTCCGAACAGGGCCACTTCGTCTGGGGGATGTCGCGTTCGAGTTTGCGGTACCGGCCGTAGACGAACGCGCTGTTGACCTGCAGGTCGATGTCGTCCGTCGAGAGGTCGATGAGCGCGAGCACGTCCGGGCGTTCGAGGTCGAGTTCGGCGTCCGTCGCCGCCCCGATGCGCTTTCCGACCTCGCGGTTGAACTCCGATTTCAACTGCTCGCCGGCGTCCTCGGGCAGGCCCGCGTCCTCCCGGAGGAAGCGCTCGTTCTCCTCCAGCAGGGGCGAGACGCGCGTTCCGACCTGATAGGTCCGGAACTCCCAGCCCTCCATCGCCGCGAGCGCTCGCTCCGCGAACTGCTCGAAGCGGGTACACTCGCCCTCGCAGACCCAGCAGTCCTCGGGGGTCGGCGGTTCGTAGGGGTCGTCCGTCGCCAGCGCGAACGAGACGCGCATGGCCTTCCCGCGCTCGGCGTTCGTGAGGCCGAAACTGCGGTCGGCGACCAGTCGCCCGAGACAGGCGTCGCAGACCGGGCCGGTCGCCACCGCCCGTTCCGTCACGTCGTGCAGGTCCATTAGCGTACGTCAGGCCACGCCGCGCCTTTGGCCTTCGGATTGGCGGGTCGGCGGCGAGCGTCAGTCCGGTCGCTCGCCGCCACCCGCCGTCCGTCCATCGAAACCGGTGTCGACCCGCCGTCCGCGCGCCCGGTCGCCCCGGAGGAAGGCGAGCGTCGTCGCCGAGAACGCGAACCCGACGGGCGCGGCGACGGCCGACGCGAGGAGGATACCGCCGACGCCCGCCGTGTACGCCAGCAGGGAGACGGGCACCGACACCACCGCGCCGACGACGAGGTACTTCACGAAGAACGCGAGGTGCTCGCCACCCGCGACGGCGAGCCGGTAGCTCCGACGGAGTGCCGACCCGATGGACCGGTCCTCCGTGACGACGAGGAAGGGCGCGGCGTAGAACAGGTAGCCCGCGAGGAGGAACAGGGGGACGCCGACGAGCAGACCGAGGATGCCGCTCGCCAGCGCCGCCGCCACGACGAGGAACCCGACCAGCGCCACCAGCACGGCGTACACCAGCAGGTCGACGACGTACCGGCGGGCGTTGGCGACGAAGTCGTACCGGCCCGTCCGGAACGTCTGTTCGAGACTCCCGAGGTAGCCCGCCGCGAGCACCCCCTCCGCGACGAGGGCGAACGGGAGGACCCACAGCGGACCTGCGACGGAGAACCCGT
Proteins encoded:
- the rnhB gene encoding ribonuclease HII; amino-acid sequence: MEFGVDEAGKGPVLGPMVAACVYGPGAALPEDVDDSKRLAPDRRERLAALLRDHPDVSTGVARVPTARIDDPGTDMNSLTVTAHAAAIADAAVPDGCEGLADAADVDEARFARRVAGALDGAVTVRAVHRADESSALVGAASVVAKVERDAALTRLAADYEGYDLGSGYPSDPATRSFLREYVRDTGDLPACARTSWKTSRDVLAAAEQSALDSF
- the hpt gene encoding hypoxanthine/guanine phosphoribosyltransferase; its protein translation is MPDLTRLKASLRSAPVVDRDGYDYMVHPVTDGIPRVEPDLLREVARALATVADLEGVDYLVTPEAMGIHHATALSLETDLPFVVVRKRSYGLDGEVAVHQTTGYGEDELYLNGVEAGDRVCVVDDMLSTGGTLAAVCTALGEAGAEVVDVVTVLRRDDGIPDLPVDPSSLLRVEVVDGEVRIEE
- a CDS encoding ArsR/SmtB family transcription factor; the protein is MTDGEHLEDAFSLLANETRLRIIEAIGDASGGGEYAVLSHRTLRDALGVRDTGNLNYHLRQLRDRFVERVDEGYQLTIPGIRVYQAILSGSFGPDHHQVPPAPVDEECLRCAERMCVRYEGARYYLGCEACGWTHTRYPLPPNAFDPEDPESLWLAGRRQAQCALRTFVSGICPYCSGPVRSDFIDESHTEGLNDDTFAHLECTHCHWYHHTPMVSLALHYPVVRTFHERRGVSTDPYPGVFDGDAECEVLSRDPWRVAVTYDLADDSLRVVVDGTLDVVDRFFSEHVSSI
- a CDS encoding cytochrome P450; its protein translation is MRPTEPASAGADEPRVWQSRTAPTCGSPAAPRDSPSSEAPSRWSVVSLPQWVVHHDERWFDAPLEFRPERWATWDGPEYAYFPFSGGPRHCIGMRFARTELRLLVATLARRFRVESLTDAPLDLVATANAVPDGPVGVRLHER
- a CDS encoding helix-turn-helix domain-containing protein gives rise to the protein MTSNTTNGVAVLPAVPDDGQSTTRDGDGSGDRPVPTLAELRLPADRVALGAAFRREPALTCRIERVAAGRPDRPFTFAWLGGTDRQGIEEALAADPSVELRRMLAERDGQWLAHLAFDESVALVAAVVTGASGVVCAALAREGAWRLHLRFPSRDDVGATVSHLDRFGFEADLTHIREAGETDDLRLTEKQRETIEAAYRQGYFEVPRRVSLGELAEDLDVSHQALSERLRRAQQALMRFELADTPAPVETERA
- a CDS encoding HalOD1 output domain-containing protein; this translates as MSTDDAGTRRHDTHQRSLTIEIVRALAAEHGCRPEALRPRLYEAIDPDALEALFAPCGDGTPRAPGCVVFEIGSFEVTVEGDRNVSVASAE
- a CDS encoding tRNA pseudouridine(54/55) synthase Pus10; the protein is MDLHDVTERAVATGPVCDACLGRLVADRSFGLTNAERGKAMRVSFALATDDPYEPPTPEDCWVCEGECTRFEQFAERALAAMEGWEFRTYQVGTRVSPLLEENERFLREDAGLPEDAGEQLKSEFNREVGKRIGAATDAELDLERPDVLALIDLSTDDIDLQVNSAFVYGRYRKLERDIPQTKWPCSECGVSGMKRGQPCEACEGTGYRYGTSVEQLTAPVVLEAMNGEEAVFHGAGREDVDALMLDQGRPFVIEVKNPRRRLVDAASLEASINEFAEGRAEVEGLRLATHDMVERVKELDAEKTYRATVEFSDPVDDEAFQTALDDLRGATLEQRTPHRVDHRRADIVRTRTVYDIEGELEDDYHAVVELRGEGGLYVKELISSDDGRTDPSLAGLLGVDAEVTALDVLRVEGEDEPFERPEFFRDDASA
- a CDS encoding preprotein translocase subunit SecD: MNLRGNWRVVLLAVFVVLSGVALFAPTGGGAGGNATNDSAAVSTGPTNLQYGLELSGGTRLRAPLVGLTAEDVAVTPDNEQTVEETVADQLAVSSLDVQARPGATPSASGTVEVFNENVTEEEFVAALQAANLSATTENVRSGVTDQTMQTAVEVLDRKIRGAGGFSGGDAAVVTSATGESFVLVEVPGKSRSEVLDLVGDRGQVAVVAHFPDQNGSGYRNVLLFTQEGIADVQPVRQDSSGQPVVPIRLTESAAQEFSDAMRQYGFTGSQGVLNCQYERNPDDAGYCLFTVVGGGVVNNTVQGEIVYEASVAPSLAETINNGDFVKDPRFQTSAPNTSAAQNLRLNLQAGALPAELDVDSGTSYFLQPSLAQEFKTFSVVTGFFAVLAVAGVVFLRYRELGVAIPMLLTAAAEVFILLGFAAAVGLALDLSHIAGFIAVIGTGVDDLIIIADEILQEGEVRTGKVFESRFRKAFWVIGAAAATTIVAMSPLAVLSLGDLQGFALVTIVGVLIGVLVTRPAYGNILRNVVLD
- a CDS encoding helix-turn-helix domain-containing protein; protein product: MQYLDLTVRYPPSWRHPMHRYLDDAPDAERSRMLAWNLSAGDLTHALFHVVADREPYVAALDGVDSVERYDVTALDDGSFYVFVRERTGERLARFAAAFAGLDLVIVPPLTYLPGGRLRFEVVGEAGALRSVVEGVPDPLRADVERVGEYDHADAGAASLTGRQRAALDAGLEVGYYDVPRTGGVDDVAAALGCAPSTASDHLRKAEAALVRRARAEE
- the secF gene encoding protein translocase subunit SecF, encoding MTRFEVPTVDYTRYSNRQLVAVPLAVLAVALAVIAGWYVLTGAPVTPGIAFTGGTELQIATDDSDAEIREAFTQRVPYEVESVQRAGDSYIVTFQATQNSEVREITNAADDAGYEVLAQQSRSPTFSSESQQQALIGIAVAFAGMSVLVFLLFRTFVPSIAVVASAFSDIVIPVALMNLFGIKLSLGTVAALLMLIGYSVDSDLLLNNHVLRRSGDFYDSTYRAMRTGVTMTLTSIAAMAVMTFVASPFVFGIPLLPEVGIILVFGLTADLMNTYLLNVSLLRYYKYEGIAK